One genomic window of Anaeromyxobacter diazotrophicus includes the following:
- a CDS encoding DUF2721 domain-containing protein, producing MIPTDTELSSLARTIQLSVAPVFLLTALGTFLGLLSTRLGRIVDRARVVVNAAAAAPADARARYHDELVLQGRRRHLINLAISAGVTAALLVCSIISVLFLGSVLHFNASRVVAVLFVAAMLAFTVALVLFLREIALAVASVRIDGR from the coding sequence ATGATCCCCACCGACACGGAGCTCAGCAGCCTCGCCCGCACCATCCAGCTCTCGGTGGCGCCGGTCTTCCTGCTCACGGCGCTCGGCACCTTCCTCGGCCTGCTGAGCACGCGGCTCGGGCGCATCGTCGATCGGGCGCGGGTGGTGGTGAACGCGGCCGCGGCGGCCCCGGCCGACGCCCGCGCGCGCTACCACGACGAGCTCGTGCTGCAGGGCCGGCGCCGCCACCTCATCAACCTGGCCATCAGCGCGGGGGTCACGGCGGCGCTGCTCGTCTGCTCCATTATCTCAGTGCTCTTCCTCGGCTCGGTGCTGCACTTCAACGCGTCGCGCGTGGTGGCGGTGCTCTTCGTCGCCGCCATGCTCGCCTTCACGGTGGCGCTCGTGCTCTTCCTGCGCGAGATCGCGCTGGCCGTGGCGAGCGTCCGCATCGACGGCCGGTAG
- a CDS encoding zinc-binding dehydrogenase, with protein MDPYGLRRVISPPGALPQRADALDPTLPLGEDELAIEVEALNVDAASFRQLEASAGGDPARLAAEVERIVRARGKLHNPVTGSGGMLLGRVAEVGPRHPAAGTLRPGDRVATLVSLTLTPLALRRITAVRPAVDRVECEGRAILFATGLWARLPDDLPERVALAALDVCGAPALVARHARPGQRVLVLGAGKSGALVCAAARERLGGTGAVVAADRSEAALAAVAALGHCDATLRLDATDAVAALASAEASGGPFDLVVNCASVPGTEMASLLCVRDGGTVIFFSMATSFTAAALGAEGVGKDALLVVGNGYVPGHAELTLDLLRRHPALRAHFEERYAR; from the coding sequence ATGGACCCGTACGGCCTGCGCCGCGTGATCTCGCCGCCCGGCGCCCTGCCGCAGCGCGCCGACGCCCTCGATCCGACGCTGCCGCTCGGCGAGGACGAGCTCGCGATCGAGGTCGAGGCGCTCAACGTGGACGCGGCCAGCTTCCGGCAGCTCGAGGCGTCGGCCGGGGGCGACCCGGCGCGGCTCGCGGCCGAGGTGGAGCGCATCGTCCGCGCGCGCGGCAAGCTGCACAACCCGGTGACCGGCTCGGGCGGCATGCTGCTCGGGCGCGTGGCCGAGGTCGGGCCGCGCCACCCCGCCGCCGGGACGCTCCGCCCGGGCGACCGCGTCGCGACCCTCGTCTCGCTCACGCTCACCCCGCTCGCGCTCCGGCGCATCACCGCCGTCCGGCCGGCGGTGGACCGCGTGGAGTGCGAGGGGCGCGCCATCCTCTTCGCGACCGGGCTCTGGGCGCGGCTGCCGGACGACCTGCCGGAGCGGGTGGCGCTGGCGGCCCTCGACGTGTGCGGCGCGCCGGCGCTGGTGGCGCGCCACGCCCGCCCCGGGCAGCGCGTGCTGGTGCTCGGCGCCGGGAAGTCGGGCGCGCTCGTGTGCGCCGCGGCGCGGGAGCGGCTGGGCGGGACGGGCGCCGTGGTCGCGGCCGACCGCTCCGAGGCGGCGCTGGCGGCAGTGGCGGCGCTGGGGCACTGCGACGCGACCCTGCGCCTCGACGCCACGGACGCCGTGGCCGCGCTCGCCAGCGCCGAGGCGTCGGGCGGGCCGTTCGACCTGGTCGTGAACTGCGCCAGCGTGCCGGGCACCGAGATGGCCTCGCTGCTCTGCGTCCGCGACGGCGGCACCGTGATCTTCTTCTCCATGGCGACGAGCTTCACCGCCGCCGCGCTGGGCGCGGAGGGGGTGGGCAAGGACGCGCTGCTCGTCGTCGGCAACGGCTACGTGCCCGGCCACGCGGAGCTGACGCTCGACCTGCTCCGCCGCCACCCCGCGCTGCGCGCGCACTTCGAGGAGCGCTACGCCCGATGA
- a CDS encoding ATP-binding protein has protein sequence MIGECRPAALPARAAAPIKVFLLGRFEVVRGDAPIPYASWRRRRPADLLQLMALAPGRTLPRDAAIDRLWPERDGSNGANNLHRALYDLRQILGGRFVDLERGELRLAPEVWVDVDAFLAAAGSPDELEEAVALYRGELAPEHRDAAWLEEPRALLRRRFAAAALPLARQLAERRDAARAIPLLRRVLDVDPAAEVPQRLLVRLLAETGRRADALRQADAAEAALRAGGSHGPSPELAALREAVLRGEVGPSQARLPYDGFRRAARRLLGTPEPAPLRGRASSLLLFESLVEQGAGALVLLGERGVGKTRLAVEGARLAQEAGAVVMSGVFRAGRAVPFGGFADLFSDYLRAGGLGAADPFSELAHPAGPHDAQKARLLAAVQAQLAAVGGGRPVYLLLDEVHHADESSANLFHFLARQARALRLMLVATCREDAVHAGAPVQMLLAHLDCERLARGVRVQRLDLAATREQLADLLGTAPSEALAAQFYRSTDGSPFYTEELARAFKESGHLRVAGDPAGAVRERVARLGGRVVALLEAAAVAGRRFDVEVVKPATGLSGHEALAALEQVLEARIVDEDGAGHHFHHSLVREALYAALPAPRRAALHRAIADALEARAAASPGGVEDAAAALAHHRAAADQPERAFRHLLTAGHRAAARTGLREASGFYERALACADLAGASGPARLEVYEALGQVQLALADLPGALRSFELAAGVADLAGWRPGPEQRVRARRGAALALLAGGRGADAREQLEAALADAEAGGGDERAETLHLLAQLAWHEGRPREARQHALRCAEEARALGDPALAGRGLDLAALAAAELGEPPPEERPAPAEPGPEQPFDVHLVLWEHALAGDRPLPALAAQVDAFRARAAGRQAPLALATARAMAGAIALAAGRLDLAEAELREARALFQRGGSALGEAFALDRLGALLTLRGSVEEGMAVLGEGVLAAERAPLRRHALCRLHATVAHNRLEAGAIYAAEDALREASGLLARHGDCAVCHALFRPELVRVELARGRPAAAAAAASELEALAAHPGGRALAALARRARGRVLAAEERHGPAAAALREAAGAFAALGAAVDAARAEELAARALRAGGMPEQVAEADALSRRAAAALAAAGVAPER, from the coding sequence ATGATCGGGGAGTGCCGCCCAGCTGCGTTGCCGGCGCGTGCGGCCGCGCCCATCAAGGTCTTTCTGCTCGGCCGGTTCGAGGTCGTGCGCGGCGACGCGCCGATCCCGTACGCGTCCTGGCGCCGCCGCCGTCCCGCCGACCTCCTCCAGCTCATGGCGCTCGCCCCGGGCCGCACCCTCCCCCGCGACGCCGCCATCGACCGGCTCTGGCCGGAGCGGGACGGGTCGAACGGGGCCAACAACCTCCACCGCGCCCTGTACGACCTGCGCCAGATCCTGGGCGGCCGCTTCGTCGACCTCGAGCGCGGCGAGCTGCGCCTCGCGCCCGAGGTGTGGGTGGACGTCGACGCCTTCCTCGCGGCCGCCGGGAGCCCGGACGAGCTCGAGGAGGCGGTGGCGCTCTACCGCGGCGAGCTCGCGCCCGAGCACCGCGACGCGGCCTGGCTCGAGGAGCCCCGCGCCCTGCTGCGCCGCAGGTTCGCGGCGGCGGCGCTGCCGCTCGCCCGCCAGCTCGCCGAGCGCCGGGACGCGGCGCGCGCCATCCCGCTGCTCCGGCGCGTGCTGGACGTCGACCCGGCTGCCGAGGTGCCCCAGCGCCTGCTCGTGCGGCTGCTGGCGGAGACCGGCCGGCGGGCCGACGCGCTCCGCCAGGCCGACGCCGCCGAGGCGGCGCTGCGCGCCGGGGGCTCGCACGGCCCGAGCCCGGAGCTCGCCGCGCTGCGCGAGGCGGTGCTGCGCGGCGAGGTCGGCCCCTCGCAGGCGCGCCTCCCCTACGACGGCTTCCGCCGCGCCGCGCGCAGGCTGCTCGGCACGCCCGAGCCGGCGCCGCTCCGCGGCCGCGCCAGCTCCCTGCTCCTGTTCGAGTCGCTGGTCGAGCAGGGCGCCGGGGCGCTCGTGCTCCTGGGCGAGCGCGGCGTCGGCAAGACGCGGCTCGCCGTCGAGGGGGCGCGCCTCGCCCAGGAGGCCGGGGCGGTGGTGATGTCCGGCGTCTTCCGGGCCGGCCGCGCCGTGCCGTTCGGCGGCTTCGCCGACCTCTTCTCCGACTACCTGCGCGCCGGCGGCCTCGGCGCGGCCGACCCCTTCTCCGAGCTCGCCCACCCCGCGGGCCCGCACGACGCCCAGAAGGCGCGCCTGCTGGCGGCGGTGCAGGCGCAGCTCGCCGCGGTGGGCGGCGGGCGCCCGGTCTACCTGCTCCTCGACGAGGTGCACCACGCCGACGAGTCGTCGGCGAACCTCTTCCACTTCCTGGCCCGCCAGGCGCGCGCGCTCCGGCTCATGCTGGTGGCCACCTGCCGCGAGGACGCGGTCCACGCGGGCGCGCCGGTGCAGATGCTGCTCGCGCACCTCGACTGCGAGCGGCTCGCGCGCGGTGTGCGGGTGCAGCGGCTCGACCTCGCCGCCACCCGCGAGCAGCTCGCCGATCTCCTCGGCACCGCGCCCAGCGAGGCGCTGGCGGCACAGTTCTACCGCAGCACCGACGGCAGCCCGTTCTACACGGAGGAGCTGGCGCGCGCGTTCAAGGAGTCGGGCCACCTGCGGGTGGCGGGCGATCCGGCCGGGGCGGTGCGCGAGCGCGTGGCGCGCCTGGGCGGCCGGGTGGTGGCGCTGCTCGAGGCCGCCGCGGTGGCCGGCCGTCGCTTCGACGTCGAGGTGGTGAAGCCCGCCACCGGCCTCTCCGGCCACGAGGCGCTGGCGGCGCTGGAGCAGGTGCTCGAGGCGCGCATCGTGGACGAGGACGGCGCGGGGCACCACTTCCACCACTCGCTCGTGCGCGAGGCGCTCTACGCCGCCCTGCCCGCGCCGCGGCGGGCCGCCCTGCACCGCGCCATCGCCGACGCGCTCGAGGCGCGCGCGGCGGCCTCGCCGGGCGGGGTGGAGGACGCGGCCGCGGCGCTCGCGCACCACCGCGCGGCCGCCGACCAGCCGGAGCGCGCCTTCCGCCACCTCCTGACCGCCGGCCACCGGGCCGCGGCCCGGACCGGGCTGCGCGAGGCGAGCGGCTTCTACGAGCGCGCGCTCGCCTGCGCCGACCTGGCCGGCGCCTCCGGCCCGGCCCGGCTCGAGGTGTACGAGGCGCTCGGGCAGGTGCAGCTCGCGCTGGCGGACCTGCCGGGCGCGCTCCGCTCCTTCGAGCTGGCGGCGGGCGTCGCCGACCTCGCCGGCTGGCGCCCGGGCCCGGAGCAGCGGGTGCGCGCCCGCCGCGGGGCGGCGCTGGCGCTGCTCGCGGGCGGGCGCGGGGCGGACGCGCGGGAGCAGCTCGAGGCGGCGCTGGCCGACGCGGAGGCGGGCGGCGGCGACGAGCGGGCGGAGACCCTGCACCTCCTGGCGCAGCTCGCCTGGCACGAGGGGCGCCCCCGCGAGGCGCGCCAGCACGCGCTGCGCTGCGCCGAGGAGGCGCGGGCGCTCGGGGATCCGGCGCTGGCCGGGCGCGGGCTCGACCTGGCGGCGCTGGCCGCCGCGGAGCTGGGCGAGCCGCCGCCGGAGGAGCGCCCCGCGCCGGCCGAGCCCGGACCGGAGCAGCCGTTCGACGTGCACCTCGTCCTGTGGGAGCACGCGCTCGCTGGCGACCGCCCGCTCCCGGCGCTGGCGGCGCAGGTGGACGCCTTCCGGGCGCGCGCCGCGGGCCGGCAGGCGCCGCTCGCGCTCGCCACCGCCCGGGCGATGGCCGGCGCGATCGCGCTCGCCGCGGGCCGGCTCGACCTGGCCGAGGCGGAGCTGCGCGAGGCGCGCGCGCTCTTCCAGCGGGGCGGCTCGGCCCTGGGCGAGGCCTTCGCGCTCGACCGGCTGGGGGCGCTGCTCACCCTGCGCGGCAGCGTGGAGGAGGGGATGGCGGTGCTCGGCGAGGGGGTGCTGGCCGCGGAGCGCGCCCCGCTGCGCCGCCACGCGCTCTGCCGCCTGCACGCGACGGTCGCGCACAACCGGCTCGAGGCGGGCGCGATCTACGCCGCGGAGGACGCGCTGCGCGAGGCGAGCGGGCTCCTCGCGCGCCACGGCGACTGCGCGGTGTGCCACGCGCTCTTCCGGCCCGAGCTGGTCCGGGTGGAGCTCGCGCGCGGGCGCCCGGCGGCCGCCGCGGCGGCGGCGTCCGAGCTGGAGGCGCTGGCGGCCCACCCCGGCGGGCGCGCGCTCGCGGCGCTGGCGCGGCGGGCGCGGGGGCGGGTGCTCGCCGCCGAGGAGCGGCACGGCCCGGCCGCGGCGGCGCTGCGCGAGGCGGCGGGGGCGTTCGCGGCGCTCGGCGCGGCGGTCGACGCCGCGCGCGCGGAGGAGCTGGCGGCGCGCGCGCTCCGCGCCGGCGGGATGCCGGAGCAGGTGGCCGAGGCGGACGCGCTCTCCCGCCGGGCGGCGGCGGCGCTGGCGGCGGCCGGCGTCGCGCCCGAGCGGTGA
- a CDS encoding M61 family metallopeptidase: MRHRVSMPHPHGHLFHVEFSVPRPGDALTVGLPVWTPGSYLVREYARHLEGLTAADGAGRELPVERLDKHRFRVASRGAEEVTIRYRVYAHELTVRTCHLDGTHGYFNGAALLLYAEGRERDAQELEVVPPDGWRVATALDPAPGARDPFGAAAGGEGWRFTARDYDELVDSPVEVGTHALVRFEAAGRPHALALWGRAAGGLDPDRLAREAARLVEHFARQMGGLPYRRYLFIVHLHPTLRGGLEHAASTTLLVKRGGFFPKDAYQDTLALVAHEFFHVWNVKGLRPAALVPYDYRREQYTRLLWWFEGVTSYYDELTVVRAGLGAAKRYLEHLGEELTALARQPGAAKMSLEEASFTAWVKYYRPDENSPNSAVSYYQKGELVALQLDLALRRAGGSLDELVRALVERHGARGLPEDGVERAVAERLGADAARAFFDRYVRGTAPLELDLAQLGLAVRRRRAQGWDDKGGTPAKPDERPAPGWLGAAIPEGPKLKVASVREGGPAWKAGLYADDEIVAEDGLRVDRAALWNRLCERGPGGALRLTVFRRDELLEVEVPLGEAPEDTLWLEPAAGAGPAERAAFEAWCGAPFPTRPA, translated from the coding sequence ATGCGCCATCGCGTCTCGATGCCCCATCCGCACGGACACCTCTTCCACGTCGAGTTCTCCGTGCCGCGGCCCGGCGACGCGCTCACGGTCGGGCTGCCGGTCTGGACCCCCGGGAGCTACCTCGTCCGGGAGTATGCCCGGCACCTGGAGGGGCTCACCGCCGCCGACGGGGCCGGACGGGAGCTCCCGGTGGAGCGGCTCGACAAGCACCGCTTCCGGGTGGCGTCGCGCGGGGCGGAGGAGGTGACGATCCGCTACCGCGTCTACGCGCACGAGCTCACGGTCCGCACCTGCCACCTCGACGGCACCCACGGCTACTTCAACGGGGCGGCGCTGCTCCTCTACGCCGAGGGGCGCGAGCGCGACGCGCAGGAGCTCGAGGTGGTGCCGCCGGACGGCTGGCGGGTGGCCACCGCGCTCGACCCGGCGCCGGGCGCGCGCGACCCGTTCGGCGCCGCGGCCGGCGGCGAGGGGTGGCGCTTCACGGCGCGCGACTACGACGAGCTGGTGGACTCGCCGGTCGAGGTGGGCACCCACGCGCTGGTGCGCTTCGAGGCGGCGGGCCGGCCGCACGCGCTCGCGCTGTGGGGGCGCGCCGCGGGCGGGCTCGACCCCGACCGGCTCGCCCGCGAGGCGGCGCGGCTCGTCGAGCACTTCGCGCGGCAGATGGGCGGGCTGCCGTACCGGCGTTACCTGTTCATCGTCCACCTCCACCCGACCCTGCGCGGCGGCCTGGAGCACGCCGCCAGCACGACCCTGCTCGTGAAGCGCGGCGGCTTCTTCCCCAAGGACGCCTACCAGGACACGCTGGCGCTCGTCGCGCACGAGTTCTTCCACGTGTGGAACGTGAAGGGCCTCCGGCCGGCGGCGCTCGTGCCGTACGACTACCGGCGCGAGCAGTACACCCGCCTGTTGTGGTGGTTCGAGGGGGTGACGAGCTACTACGACGAGCTCACGGTGGTGCGGGCCGGGCTCGGCGCGGCGAAGCGCTACCTCGAGCACCTGGGCGAGGAGCTCACCGCGCTGGCGCGCCAGCCCGGCGCGGCCAAGATGAGCCTGGAGGAGGCGAGCTTCACCGCCTGGGTGAAGTACTACCGGCCCGACGAGAACTCCCCGAACAGCGCGGTCTCGTACTACCAGAAGGGCGAGCTGGTGGCGCTCCAGCTCGACCTGGCGCTGCGCCGCGCCGGCGGGTCGCTCGACGAGCTCGTGCGGGCGCTGGTGGAGCGGCACGGCGCGCGCGGCCTGCCCGAGGACGGCGTGGAGCGGGCGGTGGCGGAGCGGCTCGGCGCCGACGCGGCGCGCGCGTTCTTCGACCGGTACGTGCGCGGCACCGCGCCGCTCGAGCTCGACCTGGCGCAGCTCGGGCTCGCGGTGCGGCGGCGCCGGGCGCAAGGCTGGGACGACAAGGGCGGCACGCCCGCCAAGCCGGACGAGCGGCCGGCGCCGGGTTGGCTGGGGGCGGCGATCCCCGAGGGCCCGAAGCTGAAGGTGGCGAGCGTGCGCGAGGGCGGACCGGCCTGGAAGGCCGGCCTCTACGCCGACGACGAGATCGTGGCCGAGGACGGCCTGCGCGTGGATCGGGCGGCGCTGTGGAACCGGCTGTGCGAGCGCGGCCCGGGCGGCGCGCTGCGCCTCACCGTGTTCCGGCGCGACGAGCTCCTGGAGGTGGAGGTTCCGCTGGGCGAGGCGCCGGAGGACACGCTGTGGCTCGAGCCCGCCGCCGGCGCCGGCCCGGCCGAGCGCGCCGCCTTCGAGGCGTGGTGCGGCGCGCCCTTTCCGACCCGTCCCGCCTGA
- a CDS encoding aminopeptidase P N-terminal domain-containing protein → MTFDPSLHAARRREIAARMAAEGGGVMLLPAAEEKLRNADAEYLFRQDSDHAYVTGLDEPSGCALLYADGRYVLFVRPRDPEKEIWTGRRAGVEGAKAAYGATEAYPVGELDQRLPALLDGAGTLWFSLGREATWDVRVGRVLCDLRSRARAGARAPLRMADPALVLHELRLVKSEPEVRALRKAAEITAEAHLAAMRDGQPGRREYQVQAEIEYAFRRRGGTGPGYGTIVAAGPNATILHYRASDAPLKDGEVCLVDAGAEYDFYTADVSRTFPISGSFTKAQRAAYEVVLDAQVKAIEEVKPGATLDAIHDATVRRLIEGMLALGLLRGTVDERLADKSYRKYYMHRTSHWLGMDVHDVGAYFLDGRPRPLVPGMVVTIEPGLYVPPDDAAAPEALRGVGIRIEDDVLVTAEGHENLTASTPKDPDEVEACCVR, encoded by the coding sequence ATGACCTTCGACCCGAGCCTGCACGCCGCCCGCCGCCGCGAGATCGCCGCCCGCATGGCGGCGGAGGGGGGCGGGGTGATGCTGCTCCCCGCCGCCGAGGAGAAGCTCCGCAACGCCGACGCCGAGTACCTGTTCCGGCAGGACTCGGACCACGCGTACGTGACGGGGCTCGACGAGCCGAGCGGGTGCGCGCTGCTCTACGCCGACGGCCGCTACGTGCTGTTCGTGCGGCCGCGCGACCCGGAGAAGGAGATCTGGACCGGCCGCCGGGCCGGGGTGGAGGGCGCGAAGGCGGCGTACGGCGCGACCGAGGCCTACCCGGTGGGCGAGCTCGACCAGCGCCTCCCGGCGCTGCTGGACGGCGCCGGCACGCTCTGGTTCAGCCTGGGCCGCGAAGCCACCTGGGACGTGCGGGTGGGGCGCGTCCTGTGCGACCTGCGGTCGAGGGCGCGCGCCGGGGCGCGGGCGCCGCTGCGGATGGCTGACCCCGCGCTCGTGCTGCACGAGCTCAGGCTGGTGAAGTCGGAGCCGGAGGTGCGCGCGCTGCGCAAGGCGGCCGAGATCACCGCCGAGGCGCACCTCGCCGCCATGCGCGACGGGCAGCCCGGCCGGCGCGAGTACCAGGTGCAGGCGGAGATCGAGTACGCCTTCCGCCGCCGCGGCGGGACCGGCCCCGGCTACGGGACGATCGTGGCCGCCGGCCCGAACGCCACCATCCTGCACTACCGCGCGAGCGACGCCCCGCTGAAGGACGGCGAGGTGTGCCTGGTGGACGCCGGCGCCGAGTACGACTTCTACACCGCCGACGTATCGCGGACCTTCCCCATCTCCGGGTCGTTCACGAAGGCGCAGCGCGCCGCGTACGAGGTGGTGCTCGACGCGCAGGTGAAGGCGATCGAGGAGGTGAAGCCCGGCGCCACGCTCGACGCCATCCACGACGCGACCGTCCGGCGGCTCATCGAGGGGATGCTGGCGCTCGGGCTGCTGCGGGGCACGGTGGACGAGCGCCTCGCCGACAAGTCGTACCGCAAGTACTACATGCACCGGACCAGCCACTGGCTCGGCATGGACGTGCACGACGTCGGCGCCTACTTCCTGGACGGCCGGCCGCGCCCGCTCGTGCCCGGCATGGTGGTGACCATCGAGCCCGGCCTCTACGTCCCGCCCGATGACGCGGCCGCCCCCGAGGCGCTGCGCGGGGTCGGCATCCGCATCGAGGACGACGTCCTCGTGACCGCCGAGGGCCACGAGAACCTCACCGCCTCGACGCCCAAGGACCCCGACGAGGTGGAGGCCTGCTGCGTCCGGTGA
- a CDS encoding type I restriction-modification system subunit M — translation MRWIAPTEKDLATETLEKRLWTAADELRANSGLTSAQYGQPILGLIFLRFADAKFAARRAALDKVATGRRGSRVDEPTAYHEKGVLYLAPAARFDGLRDYPEGGKNGKSLGQAIDDAMRAIEEANPQLSGVLPKAYSGFNARLLKELLKIFSTIPVDLEGDSFGKIYEYFLAEFAMAEGQGGGEFYTPLSIVRLLVEILEPFKGRVLDPACGSGGMFVQSARFVAEHRKNGATDELSIHGVEKVDSTGRLCRMNLAVHGLEGTIRHGGELNSYYDDPHNAVGSFDFVLANPPFNVNNVDKDRLKDAVGPSRRFPFGLPRPDNANYLWIQLFYSALDASGRAGFVMANSASDARNSEQEIRKQLIESRAVDVMVSVGSNMFYTVTLPVTLWFLDRGKPKERRDKVLFLDLRNIYRQIDRAHRDWTEAQIGFIANVVRLYRGEQVDLTFGGAEADAKLRDVFGKNPKYADVAGFCKVASVKEIEAQGWSLNPGRYVGVAPGEEVTDEDFKAQFEALNEELETLTAEARKLEETIAKNAAEILQP, via the coding sequence ATGCGCTGGATCGCCCCCACGGAGAAAGACCTCGCAACCGAAACGCTCGAGAAGCGGCTGTGGACCGCTGCCGATGAGCTTCGTGCGAACAGTGGTCTCACCTCGGCGCAGTACGGCCAGCCCATTCTCGGCCTCATCTTCCTCCGCTTCGCCGACGCCAAGTTCGCGGCCCGCCGCGCTGCGCTGGACAAGGTCGCGACGGGCCGGCGCGGCTCGCGCGTCGACGAGCCGACCGCCTACCACGAGAAGGGCGTGCTGTACCTCGCGCCCGCGGCGCGCTTCGACGGCCTACGCGACTACCCGGAGGGCGGCAAGAACGGAAAGTCGCTCGGGCAGGCCATCGACGACGCGATGCGCGCCATAGAGGAGGCCAACCCGCAGCTCTCGGGCGTCCTCCCCAAGGCCTACTCCGGGTTCAATGCGCGCCTGCTGAAGGAGCTGCTTAAGATCTTCTCCACCATCCCGGTGGACCTCGAAGGCGACTCGTTCGGGAAGATCTACGAGTACTTCCTCGCCGAGTTCGCCATGGCGGAGGGGCAGGGCGGCGGCGAGTTCTACACGCCGCTTTCCATCGTCCGCCTCCTCGTCGAGATCCTGGAGCCATTCAAAGGTCGCGTGCTCGATCCCGCCTGCGGCTCCGGTGGCATGTTCGTGCAGAGCGCTCGGTTCGTGGCGGAGCATCGGAAGAACGGCGCCACGGACGAGCTGTCAATTCACGGGGTCGAGAAGGTCGATTCGACCGGCCGCCTCTGCCGCATGAACCTGGCCGTCCACGGCCTCGAGGGCACGATCCGTCACGGCGGCGAGCTGAACAGCTACTACGACGACCCGCACAACGCGGTGGGCAGCTTCGACTTCGTGCTCGCGAATCCGCCCTTCAACGTGAACAACGTGGACAAGGATCGGCTCAAGGACGCGGTCGGGCCCAGCCGCCGGTTCCCGTTCGGCCTGCCGCGGCCCGACAACGCGAACTACCTCTGGATCCAGCTCTTCTACTCGGCGCTCGACGCCAGCGGCCGCGCCGGGTTCGTCATGGCGAACTCGGCGTCGGATGCGCGCAACTCGGAGCAGGAGATTCGGAAGCAGCTCATCGAGTCGCGCGCTGTCGACGTGATGGTCTCGGTCGGCTCGAACATGTTCTACACGGTGACGCTGCCGGTGACGCTCTGGTTCCTGGATCGCGGCAAGCCCAAGGAACGCCGAGACAAGGTGCTGTTCCTCGATCTGCGGAACATCTACCGCCAGATCGACCGCGCCCACCGCGACTGGACCGAGGCGCAGATCGGCTTCATCGCCAACGTGGTGCGGCTGTACCGCGGCGAGCAGGTGGACCTCACCTTCGGCGGCGCCGAGGCGGACGCGAAGCTGCGCGACGTGTTCGGCAAGAACCCGAAGTACGCCGATGTGGCCGGATTCTGCAAGGTCGCCAGCGTGAAGGAGATCGAGGCGCAGGGCTGGAGCCTCAACCCCGGTAGATACGTCGGCGTCGCGCCCGGGGAAGAGGTGACTGACGAGGACTTCAAGGCGCAATTCGAGGCGCTCAACGAGGAACTCGAGACGCTTACGGCCGAGGCGCGGAAGCTGGAAGAGACGATCGCGAAGAACGCGGCGGAGATCCTGCAGCCGTGA
- a CDS encoding restriction endonuclease subunit S, giving the protein MMDTISIADLVREGAILDIQDGNHGEKHPTAADYVDSDGVPFLMARDFPNGSLDVSNVTLLRRDVASKLRVGFAKPGDVLLTHKGTIGATGIVPNGFDYVMLTPQVTYYRTDPRKLLNVYLRCAFRAPAFQQQLAAFSAQSTRPFVSISAQRSLVVPVAPYSTQRRIATLVSSYDDLIANGEQRIRVLEGMVRTIYREWFVLFRYFGRQKVQVVSSPTGPIPKTWTATTLGAVVEAETGKRPKGGASSVEDGVPSVGAENVNGLGRHDYAVEKYVPRAFFEQMRSGVVRDRDVALYKDGAYIGRSTYFRDGFPHQTFAVNEHVFLLRTVSRRLGPNMLYLWLQQPETVQTIRSKNANAAQPGINRTILNGLPITIPSEDVAVRFESLVEPFLAAIVTLAKQRELLRRARDILLVRLFSGRLRVGTA; this is encoded by the coding sequence GTGATGGACACCATCTCGATAGCGGATCTGGTCCGAGAAGGTGCCATCCTCGACATCCAGGATGGGAATCACGGTGAGAAGCATCCAACCGCCGCTGACTATGTCGATTCGGACGGGGTGCCGTTCTTGATGGCGCGGGACTTTCCGAACGGCAGTCTCGATGTCAGCAATGTTACGCTGCTGCGCCGAGACGTCGCGTCTAAGTTGCGCGTTGGCTTCGCCAAGCCGGGCGACGTGCTGCTGACGCACAAGGGAACGATCGGCGCTACAGGAATTGTGCCGAACGGGTTCGATTACGTCATGCTCACGCCCCAGGTGACGTACTACCGCACGGATCCTCGAAAGCTACTGAACGTCTACCTGCGGTGCGCGTTCAGAGCGCCCGCCTTCCAGCAGCAGCTCGCTGCCTTTTCCGCGCAATCCACCCGCCCGTTCGTCAGCATCTCAGCGCAGCGGTCATTGGTTGTGCCCGTGGCGCCATACTCGACGCAGCGACGGATCGCGACGCTCGTGTCCAGTTACGACGACCTCATCGCCAACGGCGAGCAGCGAATTCGGGTGCTCGAGGGAATGGTGCGAACCATTTACCGCGAGTGGTTCGTGTTGTTCCGCTACTTCGGTCGCCAGAAGGTGCAGGTTGTGTCGTCGCCTACAGGTCCAATCCCGAAGACTTGGACGGCGACGACGCTCGGCGCTGTCGTTGAAGCGGAAACCGGGAAGCGACCGAAGGGGGGTGCATCCTCGGTAGAGGACGGAGTTCCCTCCGTCGGAGCAGAGAATGTGAACGGGCTGGGCCGGCACGACTACGCTGTTGAGAAGTACGTCCCACGCGCATTCTTTGAACAGATGAGGAGCGGTGTTGTCCGAGATCGGGACGTCGCTCTCTATAAGGACGGCGCTTACATTGGCAGGTCGACATATTTCCGAGATGGGTTCCCACACCAAACGTTTGCGGTGAATGAGCACGTGTTTCTGCTGAGGACTGTAAGCCGGCGGCTCGGTCCGAACATGCTCTACTTATGGCTACAGCAGCCCGAAACTGTTCAGACGATCCGCTCCAAGAACGCTAATGCTGCGCAGCCTGGAATCAATCGAACTATCCTGAACGGATTACCTATTACTATTCCGTCGGAGGATGTTGCGGTTCGGTTCGAATCGCTCGTCGAGCCTTTCCTGGCTGCCATCGTCACGCTGGCGAAGCAGCGCGAACTGCTCCGTCGTGCGCGCGACATTCTTCTTGTGCGGCTCTTCTCTGGTAGGCTTCGAGTCGGCACCGCATGA